The Desulfatirhabdium butyrativorans DSM 18734 genome segment CCCAGGGCCGACATGTTCGTCATCGACATCACCGAACCCTTCGACTTGAAGGCCGTCATCGAATCGGGCTTTACCCGTATTCCCGTGATCGAAAACGATATCGATCACGTCGTGGGCATTCTCAACATCAAGGATGTCTTTTTTCATCAAACCATTCGCAATACACCCATCGATGTGCGAAAAATCATGCGGGAACCCTATTTCGTGCCGGAAAACAAGAAGCTGGATCGGTTGCTGCATCAGTTCAAAAAGCGCAAGAACCACATCGCCATTGTCGTGGACGAATATGGAGGGGTGTCAGGCCTGATCTGTCTTGAGGACGTGCTGGAAGAAATCGTCGGGGAAATCAGCGACGAGACCGATGACGAAGAGCCATACATCATCAAGACCAAACCCAACGAGTGGATCGTCCTCGGTAAAACGGACATCGAGGAAGTCAACCGCAAGACTCCCATGCAGATTCCGGACTCGCGAGAATACGATACGTTTAGCGGATTTATTTTGTCCCACATCGGCCACATTCCCCGGGAAAAGGAGGAAATCCATCTCGATCCGTTTCTGATCATCGTCAAGGAAATGGCTGGTAACCGCATCAACAAACTGCTGGTGCGCCAGGTAGCGGAAACCCCTTCCGCCGGGGAAACCCTCCGATTGACGGCCTGATCCGATATGAACGATGCTTCCCGCTATGAAGTCGCCGTTGCCCTTCCTGTCAGGGGAACATTTACCTATTCAGGGCCGCCATCCGCTCCCTGTGCGCCTGAGATCGGCATGCGGGTGGTGGTCCCTTTCGGCAGACGACCCGCAACCGGCTATATACTCGGTCCCGCCACAGACACTCGTGAAGACATTCTTCCCATTCAGGCTGTCGTCGATACCACCCCCATTTTCCCGCCTTCACTCGTCCCGTTTTTCCGGTGGCTTTCCGTTTATTATCTCTACCCCATAGGCGAAGTCATTCAGGCTGGTCTTCCCGGATGCATCGATGCAGGAATCGCCTGGTACTACCACATTACGGAGGCGGGTTTGCAGGCACTGGCCGAAGGAGGGCTCAAGGAAAATCATCGAACCGCACTCCAGGCGCTGGCTTCCGGCAAAACGGAGCGATCAAAACGGACTGCCGGCATGAAGGGGCGGGCAGGCAGCAAGGGGGTGTCAGCAGCCGTCCTGAACGGGCTCATCCGAAAAGGCTATGCCCTTCGGGAGTACCGCCTCGAAAAAGACCGGGTACGGCATCTGACCGAAACCGTGGTGCGCCTTTCCTCCGATCATGCGCCAGGCACCGATGGCGCATCTTCACCTGAACTTCATAAGATCATGGAAACGGTGGCGCGCTACGGGGAGATGCCGCTTCGCATGCTGAAAAAAGAGGCGGCAGGCGCGACGCCCGCCCGGATTCGAAAACTCGTGGATCAGCGCTGGCTGGAGCTTGACAAGCGGATCGTTTACCGCGACCCGTTCGGGGAAATGATCGATCCGGAACCGCTTCCCAATTTGACCGAGGAACAGCGTATCGCAACCCGGATGCTTTCCGCTGCCATCGGCAACGGCTACGAGGGTTTCCTGCTCAACGGAGTCACCGGCAGTGGCAAGACGGAGGTCTATCTTCATGCCTGCCGGATGGCTGTGGCCAAAAATATGGATGTTCTGGTGCTGGTGCCG includes the following:
- a CDS encoding hemolysin family protein; translation: MAEMFFADMLLMIVLLGLSAFFSSAETAFFSIPKTKAIHLARENGGAYSLVLRLKEDPHTLLTTLLIGNNLINIGTSAYATAIALKIFPDYAISIAIGVVTLFILVFGEVFPKSIAAQNNILIARLTVYPIFWLSILFRPIVWFLNFIPRITHKLHPPQKVSEEELLTFVEMVEEEGEIKQEERELIHKIFRFDDTSASEIMTPRADMFVIDITEPFDLKAVIESGFTRIPVIENDIDHVVGILNIKDVFFHQTIRNTPIDVRKIMREPYFVPENKKLDRLLHQFKKRKNHIAIVVDEYGGVSGLICLEDVLEEIVGEISDETDDEEPYIIKTKPNEWIVLGKTDIEEVNRKTPMQIPDSREYDTFSGFILSHIGHIPREKEEIHLDPFLIIVKEMAGNRINKLLVRQVAETPSAGETLRLTA